One segment of Macaca fascicularis isolate 582-1 chromosome 2, T2T-MFA8v1.1 DNA contains the following:
- the SPTSSB gene encoding serine palmitoyltransferase small subunit B, whose protein sequence is MDLRRVKEYFSWLYYQYQIISCCAVLEPWERSMFNTILLTIIAMVVYTAYVFIPIHIRLAWEFFSKICGYHSTISN, encoded by the coding sequence ATGGATTTGAGGCGCGTGAAGGAATATTTCTCCTGGCTTTACTATCAATACCAAATCATTAGCTGCTGTGCTGTTTTAGAGCCCTGGGAGCGATCTATGTTTAACACCATCTTACTAACCATTATTGCTATGGTGGTATACACTGCCTATGTCTTTATTCCAATCCACATTCGCCTGGCTTGGgaatttttctcaaaaatatgtgGATATCACAGTACCATTTCTAATTGA